A window of Streptomyces sp. DG1A-41 contains these coding sequences:
- a CDS encoding cold-shock protein, whose translation MATGTVKWFNAEKGFGFIEQDGGGADVFAHYSNISAQGFRELLEGQKVSFDIAQGQKGPTAENIVLV comes from the coding sequence ATGGCTACTGGTACCGTGAAGTGGTTCAACGCGGAAAAGGGCTTCGGCTTCATCGAGCAGGACGGCGGCGGCGCCGACGTCTTCGCCCACTACTCGAACATCTCCGCCCAGGGCTTCCGTGAGCTGCTGGAAGGCCAGAAGGTGTCCTTCGACATCGCTCAGGGCCAGAAGGGCCCGACGGCCGAGAACATCGTTCTCGTCTGA
- a CDS encoding PP2C family protein-serine/threonine phosphatase, whose translation MTGGGRKPDGIGVDRSEGFGERLLGVLLDRAHEMPPDLIAPLVAEEVARVGGREVSILLQDYEQVLLVPLRGRMLKVGGPEAVEDSPAGEAFLSRRTVEVPRDGSVRMYLPLLDGSDQIGAMAVTLDTVDDDDRRLLRRLAGLVADMIVTKDAYTDQFFQARRSAPMSLAAEIQWSLLPPLSMAVPQVEVAGILEPAYDVAGDSFDYALNGDILHVAMLDAMGHGLDAATMATVAVGAYRHTRRAHTDLSQVYAFMDRAINEQFGQDHFVTAQMMVLNIATGRLHWVNAGHPAPLLIRDRAVVDRLESPTTLPVGFGGEEPVVSERMLRPGDRLLCFTDGLIEERQSGGEQFGEEQLIEWTNRILQDRTEVRAVVRALSHALKHGRGGTTTDDATIFLVEWRGGDADHLATLD comes from the coding sequence ATGACGGGCGGTGGGCGGAAGCCGGACGGGATCGGGGTGGACCGGTCGGAGGGGTTCGGCGAACGACTTCTGGGGGTGCTGCTGGACCGGGCCCACGAGATGCCGCCGGACCTGATCGCCCCACTCGTCGCGGAAGAGGTCGCCAGGGTCGGGGGGCGGGAGGTCTCCATCCTCCTCCAGGACTACGAACAGGTGCTGCTGGTCCCGCTGCGGGGCCGGATGCTGAAGGTCGGCGGGCCGGAGGCGGTCGAGGACTCCCCCGCCGGTGAGGCGTTCCTGAGCCGCAGAACGGTGGAGGTGCCGCGGGACGGCAGTGTGCGGATGTACCTGCCGCTGCTGGACGGCAGCGACCAGATCGGGGCGATGGCCGTCACCCTGGACACCGTCGATGACGACGACCGGCGGCTGCTCCGCAGACTCGCCGGTCTGGTCGCGGACATGATCGTCACCAAGGACGCCTACACCGACCAGTTCTTCCAGGCCCGCCGCAGCGCCCCGATGAGCCTGGCCGCGGAGATCCAGTGGTCGTTGCTGCCCCCGCTGTCGATGGCCGTTCCACAGGTCGAGGTGGCCGGAATCCTGGAGCCCGCCTACGACGTTGCCGGCGACAGCTTCGACTACGCCCTCAACGGCGACATCCTGCACGTGGCCATGCTCGACGCGATGGGCCACGGACTGGACGCGGCGACCATGGCGACGGTGGCCGTCGGTGCCTATCGGCACACGCGACGGGCCCACACCGACCTGTCCCAGGTGTACGCGTTCATGGACAGGGCCATCAACGAGCAATTCGGCCAGGACCACTTCGTCACCGCGCAGATGATGGTGCTGAACATCGCCACGGGCCGGCTGCACTGGGTCAACGCCGGTCACCCGGCTCCGCTCCTGATCCGTGACCGCGCCGTGGTGGACCGGCTGGAGAGCCCGACCACGTTGCCGGTCGGCTTCGGCGGAGAGGAGCCGGTGGTCAGCGAGCGGATGCTGCGCCCCGGTGACCGGTTGCTGTGCTTCACCGACGGCCTGATCGAGGAGCGCCAGAGCGGCGGGGAACAGTTCGGTGAGGAGCAGCTCATCGAGTGGACCAACCGGATCCTCCAGGACCGCACCGAAGTACGGGCGGTGGTGCGAGCGCTCTCCCACGCCCTGAAACACGGTCGTGGCGGCACCACGACCGACGACGCGACCATCTTCCTCGTCGAGTGGCGAGGCGGCGACGCCGATCATCTCGCCACCCTCGACTGA
- a CDS encoding DUF5990 family protein encodes MMAAMRIRIDAVDLPGKLPAYGNLHVAVQRRDRPAELLAPQPGDAPSATWTLECTTSTSPTGTEIKGPYVQDRLGRRFIYLSWCTADESGTFTMFRRAKLMLDTISADVLTTAARDGLLLGRLGLTAPQGGPLCARVEPPLITWTAARA; translated from the coding sequence ATGATGGCCGCCATGCGCATCCGCATCGACGCCGTCGACCTGCCCGGCAAACTCCCCGCGTACGGCAACCTCCACGTCGCCGTGCAACGCCGCGACCGTCCGGCCGAACTCCTCGCACCACAGCCCGGCGACGCACCGTCCGCGACCTGGACCCTGGAGTGCACCACGAGCACCTCGCCGACCGGCACCGAGATCAAAGGCCCCTACGTGCAGGACCGCCTGGGCCGACGGTTCATCTACCTGTCGTGGTGCACGGCCGACGAGTCGGGCACCTTCACGATGTTCCGCCGCGCCAAGCTGATGCTCGACACCATCTCCGCCGACGTACTCACCACCGCCGCACGCGACGGCCTCCTGCTCGGACGCCTCGGCCTGACCGCCCCACAGGGCGGACCCCTGTGCGCACGCGTCGAGCCCCCTCTCATCACCTGGACCGCCGCACGCGCGTGA
- a CDS encoding fused MFS/spermidine synthase, whose amino-acid sequence MTGSSSSPVAEGTPHNDGLGPRTAAMLVFGSSAAVLVVEIVALRLLAPYLGLTLETSTMVIGIALTAIAVGSWLGGRVADQVDPRRLLGPSLGVSGAVVALTPAVLRGTAEWAPALLLLIASMTILVPGALLSAVTPIVTKLRLTSLAETGTVVGRLSGVGTVGAIVGTVVTGFVLVSRLPVSGILIGLGTLLVLGSALVEWRTRGWSGTPALALVVVAGGFATTVAPGGCDTETRYHCARVVADPGRDSGRTLVLDGLRHSYVDLDDPTFLEFTYVRAIASVVDAAFPEGEPLAAHHLGGGGLTFPRYLAATRPGTRSLVSEIDSGVVRIDRDQLGLRPEAGIDVRVEDGRLGLRRLEAGSRDLVVGDAFGGVSVPWHLTTVEAMTDVRRVLDEDGLYVANLIDHGGLAFARAEVATLSEIFEHVALVGEPTDIGLDPTATPQGGNLVVIAAARPIDLRATRRALDTRQTGWKIATGDTLTSWIGDAQLLTDDHAPVDQLLQPYSPQSSR is encoded by the coding sequence GTGACCGGATCGTCTTCCTCGCCTGTCGCCGAGGGCACGCCTCACAACGACGGCCTGGGTCCCCGTACCGCCGCGATGCTCGTGTTCGGGTCCTCGGCCGCGGTCCTGGTGGTCGAGATCGTCGCTCTGCGGCTGCTGGCTCCCTATCTCGGCCTCACCCTCGAGACCAGCACCATGGTGATCGGCATCGCCCTCACCGCGATCGCCGTCGGCTCCTGGCTGGGTGGGCGCGTCGCCGACCAGGTCGATCCACGCCGGCTCCTAGGACCCTCGCTCGGGGTGTCGGGAGCGGTCGTGGCGCTCACCCCCGCCGTGCTGCGCGGCACCGCGGAGTGGGCGCCGGCGCTGCTCCTGCTGATCGCGTCCATGACCATCCTCGTGCCGGGCGCGCTGCTCTCGGCGGTGACGCCGATCGTGACCAAGCTGCGTCTCACCAGCCTCGCCGAGACCGGAACGGTCGTCGGACGGCTGTCCGGCGTCGGGACCGTGGGCGCCATCGTCGGCACCGTCGTCACCGGCTTCGTCCTCGTATCGCGGTTGCCGGTCAGCGGCATACTGATCGGCCTCGGCACACTGCTGGTGCTCGGCTCGGCGCTGGTCGAGTGGCGAACGCGCGGGTGGAGCGGCACCCCTGCCCTGGCACTCGTGGTCGTGGCCGGCGGTTTCGCCACCACGGTCGCGCCCGGTGGCTGCGACACGGAGACCAGGTACCACTGCGCACGCGTGGTCGCGGACCCCGGCCGGGACAGCGGCCGCACACTCGTCCTGGACGGCCTGCGGCACTCCTACGTCGACCTCGACGACCCGACCTTCCTGGAGTTCACGTATGTGCGCGCCATCGCGTCGGTGGTCGATGCGGCCTTTCCCGAGGGTGAGCCACTCGCCGCCCACCACCTGGGCGGCGGCGGGCTCACCTTTCCCCGCTACCTCGCGGCCACGCGGCCCGGGACGCGCAGCCTGGTGTCCGAGATCGACAGCGGGGTCGTGCGCATCGACCGCGACCAACTCGGTCTGCGACCGGAAGCCGGTATCGACGTACGCGTCGAGGACGGCAGGCTCGGCCTGCGGCGACTGGAGGCCGGCAGCCGTGACCTCGTAGTCGGCGACGCCTTCGGTGGCGTCAGCGTGCCGTGGCACCTCACCACGGTGGAAGCGATGACGGACGTACGGCGGGTGCTCGACGAGGACGGCCTGTACGTCGCCAACCTCATCGATCACGGTGGTCTGGCGTTCGCACGTGCCGAAGTGGCCACCCTCAGCGAGATCTTCGAGCACGTCGCCCTCGTCGGCGAACCCACCGACATCGGCCTCGACCCGACCGCCACCCCCCAGGGCGGCAATCTGGTGGTGATCGCCGCCGCCCGGCCGATCGACCTACGCGCGACCCGGAGAGCGCTGGACACCCGGCAGACCGGCTGGAAGATCGCCACCGGCGACACCCTCACGTCCTGGATCGGCGACGCCCAGCTGCTCACCGACGACCACGCACCCGTCGACCAGCTCCTCCAGCCCTACAGCCCGCAGAGCAGCCGGTGA
- a CDS encoding MFS transporter, whose product MPSASSAVSDSGRPVPSSLWRDGDFRRLWVGQTASQLGEHASLVVLPLFAVLTLNAGAGELGVLRAVGQAPILLLSLFVGAWVDRWRTRTVMVLTDAGRTLALGAAALAGLLGWLGLPALLVLAFAVGALSVFFDVAYQASLVRLVRRDQLVRGNSALEGSRSAAQIGGPALGGALVSLLSAPIAAASGALFFALSFLSIRRIRRTESIPKSPERPPRVWRRIHEGLRLVIGDTSLRTVCLASAAFQFSFAAMMTVYLLFLPRELHLSGTAVGLALAATGPGALLGSVLAARLPSRFGHGAVLVSAAALGDGAFLCVPALHGSAAVTVPVLLAVGFVFGTGGQLVNVTVMAVRQAVTPDGMQGRGAATITFVGMGMAPLGSLLGGFLAGEWGLRTSLLVTAAGMMLSPVLMALSPLARLGRELPDLAHRTEDARPAR is encoded by the coding sequence GTGCCGTCCGCTTCCTCCGCCGTATCCGATTCCGGTCGCCCTGTTCCGTCGAGCCTGTGGCGGGACGGCGACTTCCGCAGACTCTGGGTGGGTCAGACGGCCTCCCAACTCGGCGAACACGCAAGCCTGGTGGTGCTGCCGCTCTTCGCCGTCCTGACGCTCAACGCCGGTGCCGGCGAGTTGGGCGTCCTGCGCGCGGTGGGGCAGGCGCCGATCCTGCTGCTCTCGCTCTTCGTCGGCGCGTGGGTGGACAGGTGGCGGACCCGCACGGTGATGGTGCTGACGGACGCCGGCCGCACCCTGGCGCTGGGCGCCGCCGCCCTGGCCGGCCTCCTCGGCTGGCTCGGCCTGCCGGCGCTGCTCGTTCTCGCCTTCGCCGTCGGCGCCCTGTCCGTGTTCTTCGACGTGGCATACCAGGCGTCTCTCGTACGGCTGGTGAGACGCGATCAGCTGGTGCGGGGCAACAGCGCGCTCGAGGGCAGCCGGTCCGCTGCCCAGATCGGCGGTCCCGCCCTCGGCGGCGCGTTGGTGTCCCTGCTGTCGGCGCCGATCGCCGCCGCCTCCGGCGCGCTGTTCTTCGCGCTGTCGTTCCTGTCGATCCGACGGATCCGCCGGACCGAATCGATCCCGAAGAGCCCGGAACGTCCTCCTCGGGTCTGGCGGCGGATCCACGAGGGCCTCCGTTTGGTCATCGGCGACACCTCGCTGCGGACCGTGTGCCTCGCCTCGGCCGCCTTCCAGTTCTCCTTCGCGGCCATGATGACCGTCTACCTGCTCTTCCTGCCGCGGGAGTTGCACCTGTCGGGCACCGCCGTCGGGCTGGCGCTCGCGGCGACGGGGCCGGGCGCGCTCCTGGGCTCGGTGCTGGCCGCCCGCCTGCCGAGCCGGTTCGGGCATGGCGCGGTGCTCGTGTCCGCGGCGGCACTCGGCGACGGCGCGTTCCTGTGTGTGCCCGCGCTGCACGGCTCCGCCGCGGTGACGGTTCCCGTGCTCCTCGCGGTCGGCTTCGTGTTCGGGACCGGCGGCCAGTTGGTGAACGTCACGGTCATGGCCGTCCGGCAGGCCGTCACTCCGGACGGGATGCAAGGCCGTGGGGCCGCCACGATCACCTTCGTCGGCATGGGGATGGCCCCGCTCGGCTCGCTGCTCGGCGGATTCCTCGCGGGGGAGTGGGGCTTGCGCACCAGCCTCCTGGTGACGGCCGCGGGCATGATGCTGTCCCCCGTGCTGATGGCCCTGTCCCCGCTCGCACGCCTGGGACGGGAGCTTCCGGACCTCGCGCACAGGACGGAGGACGCCCGCCCGGCGAGGTGA
- a CDS encoding LacI family DNA-binding transcriptional regulator yields MARQAGVSKSVVSRVVSGRGSVGEETRQRVLEAARDLGYVVNASARAMVAHRTYTVGAFVRDAATPFYGHLLTAMQERAAFG; encoded by the coding sequence GTGGCACGGCAGGCCGGCGTGTCCAAGTCGGTGGTGTCCCGCGTCGTCTCGGGGCGCGGCAGCGTGGGGGAGGAGACCCGGCAGCGGGTCCTGGAGGCCGCGCGGGACCTGGGCTACGTCGTCAACGCGTCGGCGCGGGCCATGGTGGCCCACCGTACGTACACCGTCGGGGCGTTCGTACGTGACGCCGCGACCCCCTTCTACGGCCACCTGCTCACGGCGATGCAGGAGCGCGCCGCCTTCGGCTGA
- a CDS encoding response regulator transcription factor, translated as MNGRVLVVDDDAAIRRSLELGLRLNGFSVVLADSGRAALEAVGAGSPDVVVLDISMPGLSGIDVCRTLREDDNDVPVLMLSALDEVSDRVAGLQAGGDDYLVKPFALQELVLRLGALLRRRPPAADDRVRVGPLVLAPAAREAHIDGEPLKLTRREFELLEVLARNTGIVLTRDQLLDLVWGYDFEVRTDAVDTFVSYLRRKLEAGGRPRMLHTVRGVGFVLREPRNTLS; from the coding sequence GTGAACGGTCGTGTGCTGGTCGTCGACGACGACGCCGCCATCCGGCGCTCGCTGGAGCTGGGCCTGCGGCTGAACGGCTTCTCCGTCGTACTGGCCGACAGCGGCCGCGCGGCACTGGAAGCGGTCGGTGCCGGGTCGCCGGACGTGGTGGTGCTGGACATCTCCATGCCCGGCCTGAGCGGCATCGACGTGTGCCGCACACTGCGGGAAGACGACAACGACGTGCCCGTGCTGATGCTCTCCGCCCTCGACGAGGTCTCCGACCGGGTCGCCGGACTCCAGGCGGGCGGTGACGACTATCTCGTCAAGCCCTTCGCCCTCCAGGAGCTGGTGCTGCGGCTGGGCGCGCTGCTGCGCCGCCGGCCGCCCGCCGCCGACGACCGGGTGCGGGTCGGACCGCTGGTCCTGGCACCGGCCGCGCGCGAGGCGCACATCGACGGCGAACCGCTGAAGCTCACGCGGCGCGAGTTCGAGCTGCTGGAGGTGCTGGCCCGCAACACCGGGATCGTACTGACCCGGGACCAGCTGCTGGACCTGGTGTGGGGCTACGACTTCGAGGTGCGCACCGACGCGGTGGACACCTTCGTCAGCTACCTGCGCCGCAAGCTGGAGGCAGGTGGCCGCCCCCGGATGCTGCACACCGTGCGCGGGGTCGGCTTCGTCCTTCGCGAGCCCCGGAACACACTGTCGTGA
- a CDS encoding HAMP domain-containing sensor histidine kinase encodes MRLSTRIAIAVGVTVPLLVLASGLLLLGLVTKDLYQQQDARLSDRAAALAPDAKALLRATASGRPPSVEHARERRMFAAALDVGVRLTGPAGTVTAGGPQPDASVPLPPNATTPVTVRAAGEGSWRVLSEPVSVHRPAVDGTLWLFSPDTANRAQIRLVRGRMLTVALLAAPLTGAVAWAAAAGAVRPLRRLQRRTSGLDPRSSATRLDHTPTGIAEVDDLARTIRTVLVRYDQQTARTAQALEVARSFSAAASHELRTPLMSMRTNLDILSEHPDLAEPDRTEVLADLRREHTRLLGLLVMLRALARGDLVEADALGPVDLAEVVDASVADLRRRHPDAEVTVAGSPGLWTHGWEQGLRSAVDNLLANACAHGRSEDERARIEVTLRRDGQEAVLTVDDRGPGIPPEQRDAVFQRFHRRPDSPGSGLGLTLVAQQIALHQGGVRVGDRPDGRRGTRFEVRLPTRADHTLPPPRRGWLPAPGTSQGSHKEGS; translated from the coding sequence GTGAGGCTGTCCACGCGGATCGCGATCGCCGTCGGCGTCACCGTACCGCTGCTGGTACTGGCGTCCGGCCTGTTGCTGCTGGGACTGGTCACCAAGGACCTGTACCAGCAGCAGGACGCCCGGCTGAGCGATCGGGCCGCCGCCCTCGCCCCGGACGCCAAGGCGCTGCTGCGGGCCACCGCGTCGGGCAGGCCGCCGTCCGTCGAACACGCCCGTGAACGGCGGATGTTCGCGGCCGCGCTCGACGTGGGCGTACGGCTGACGGGCCCCGCCGGCACGGTGACCGCCGGCGGCCCCCAGCCGGACGCGTCCGTGCCGCTGCCGCCGAACGCCACGACACCCGTCACCGTACGCGCGGCCGGCGAGGGCAGTTGGCGGGTGCTGTCGGAGCCGGTGTCCGTCCACCGGCCGGCGGTGGACGGCACCCTGTGGCTGTTCTCCCCGGACACCGCGAACCGGGCGCAGATCCGACTGGTGCGCGGGCGGATGCTGACCGTGGCGCTGCTCGCCGCTCCGCTCACCGGGGCCGTGGCCTGGGCGGCGGCCGCCGGCGCCGTACGACCGCTGCGGCGGCTTCAGCGCCGTACCAGCGGCCTCGACCCCAGGAGCAGCGCCACGCGCCTCGATCACACCCCGACCGGGATCGCCGAGGTGGACGACCTGGCCCGGACGATCCGTACCGTGCTCGTCCGCTACGACCAGCAGACCGCCCGCACCGCTCAGGCGCTGGAGGTGGCCCGCTCGTTCTCGGCCGCCGCCTCGCACGAGCTGCGCACCCCGCTGATGAGCATGCGGACCAACCTGGACATCCTCAGCGAACACCCGGACCTGGCGGAACCGGACCGCACCGAGGTGCTGGCGGACCTGCGGCGCGAACACACCCGGCTGCTGGGGCTGCTGGTGATGCTCCGGGCGCTGGCCCGGGGCGATCTGGTCGAGGCGGACGCGCTCGGCCCGGTCGATCTGGCGGAGGTCGTGGACGCCTCGGTCGCCGACCTGCGCCGCCGGCATCCGGACGCGGAGGTGACCGTGGCCGGCTCCCCGGGTCTGTGGACACACGGCTGGGAGCAGGGGCTGCGATCCGCGGTGGACAACCTGCTGGCCAACGCCTGCGCCCATGGGCGCTCCGAGGACGAGCGGGCCCGTATCGAGGTGACCCTGCGCCGGGACGGGCAGGAGGCCGTGCTCACCGTGGACGACCGGGGGCCGGGTATCCCGCCCGAACAGCGGGATGCCGTGTTCCAGCGTTTCCACCGCCGTCCGGACAGCCCCGGGTCGGGGCTGGGGCTCACCCTCGTCGCCCAGCAGATCGCGCTGCACCAGGGCGGCGTCAGGGTCGGGGACCGCCCGGACGGGCGGCGCGGCACACGGTTCGAGGTGCGCCTTCCGACGAGGGCGGACCACACGCTTCCGCCGCCGCGCAGAGGCTGGCTCCCGGCGCCCGGGACGTCACAAGGTTCCCACAAAGAAGGCTCCTAG
- a CDS encoding MarR family transcriptional regulator: protein MEEPAEISSPKEAADNALVLAFGRLQGAANRLEYILGRSLELECGISHLMFEVLLILGRAGDPGLSMRAIAQEQVLTTGGATRLVDRMEAAGLVERAEDPGDRRGRLVRLTRLGEETTVRASQVHVENIRRYFLAPLPPEDRERFAEDLRILSHSARDELPRLP from the coding sequence GTGGAAGAGCCGGCGGAGATCTCGTCGCCGAAGGAGGCCGCGGACAATGCGCTGGTGCTGGCGTTCGGGCGGTTGCAGGGGGCGGCGAACCGGCTGGAGTACATCCTCGGGCGGTCGCTGGAGCTGGAGTGCGGCATCAGCCATCTGATGTTCGAGGTGCTGCTCATCCTCGGGCGGGCGGGCGATCCCGGGCTGTCGATGCGGGCCATCGCCCAGGAGCAGGTGCTGACCACGGGCGGGGCGACGCGTCTGGTGGACCGGATGGAGGCGGCCGGGCTGGTGGAGCGCGCCGAGGATCCCGGTGACAGGCGTGGTCGGCTGGTGCGGCTGACCCGGCTGGGGGAGGAGACCACTGTGCGGGCGTCCCAGGTGCACGTGGAGAACATCCGGCGTTACTTCCTGGCGCCGCTGCCGCCCGAGGACCGGGAGCGGTTCGCCGAGGACCTGCGGATCCTGAGCCACTCCGCACGGGACGAGCTGCCCCGCCTGCCCTGA
- a CDS encoding DsbA family protein codes for MKLVYVFDAYCGWSHGFSGTLREVVSRHPALPVEVVSGGLFTGPRRVPIREFGYVQGANAQIAERTGAEFGEGYERLIADGSFVMDSEAAARGVVALRRAAPDRAAELAAALQRAFYVDGLSLSDPATYRKVAEEARLDADAVVAAFDAPEAQNAAADDFRRCAELGVTGFPTLLAVDGDRAAALAHGHATADEIDRRLADLSTAPTH; via the coding sequence ATGAAGCTCGTCTACGTCTTCGACGCCTACTGCGGCTGGTCGCACGGATTCTCCGGAACTCTGCGCGAGGTCGTCTCCCGACATCCCGCGCTGCCGGTCGAGGTGGTCTCCGGCGGTCTGTTCACCGGGCCACGCCGGGTGCCCATCCGCGAGTTCGGCTACGTACAGGGCGCCAACGCCCAGATCGCCGAGCGGACCGGCGCCGAGTTCGGCGAGGGCTACGAGCGGCTGATCGCCGACGGGTCGTTCGTGATGGACTCCGAGGCCGCCGCGCGCGGCGTCGTCGCCCTGCGCCGGGCGGCCCCCGACCGCGCGGCGGAACTGGCCGCCGCCCTCCAGCGGGCCTTCTACGTCGACGGCCTCAGCCTCTCCGACCCCGCGACCTACCGGAAGGTCGCCGAGGAGGCCCGTCTGGACGCCGACGCCGTCGTCGCCGCCTTCGACGCGCCCGAGGCGCAAAACGCGGCGGCGGACGACTTCCGCCGCTGTGCCGAGCTGGGTGTCACCGGCTTCCCCACGCTGCTCGCCGTCGACGGCGACCGAGCCGCCGCCCTGGCCCATGGCCACGCCACCGCCGACGAGATCGACCGGCGACTGGCCGACCTGAGCACCGCCCCCACCCACTGA
- a CDS encoding MBL fold metallo-hydrolase, with product MSTLSFKVLDLDFPAGSKNKTATLVTGEHQALLVDAGFTRADGHRLAAEILDSGKKLTTVFVSHGDPDFYFGAEVLADAFPDAAFVATPIVIEHIQHSYEGKLKAWAVLGPNLPTRLVGLTPLTGDLTLEGHRFELKGGPAGLPDRHYLWQAEHRALLGGVLLFQQEHVWVADTPTPDDRSAWIDLLDEMAALDPQLVVPGHRLPGTAADASAITATRDYLVAFEEELGKAADGAALTEALIKRYPANGMLIAAQIGAKVAKGEMQWG from the coding sequence ATGAGCACCCTCTCCTTCAAGGTCCTCGACCTCGACTTCCCGGCCGGCAGCAAGAACAAGACCGCCACGCTCGTCACCGGTGAGCATCAGGCGCTGCTGGTCGACGCCGGCTTCACCCGCGCCGACGGCCACCGCCTCGCCGCCGAGATCCTCGACTCCGGCAAGAAGCTGACCACCGTCTTCGTCAGCCACGGCGACCCCGACTTCTACTTCGGCGCCGAGGTCCTCGCCGACGCCTTCCCCGACGCCGCCTTCGTCGCCACCCCGATCGTCATCGAGCACATCCAGCACTCCTACGAGGGCAAGCTCAAGGCATGGGCGGTCCTCGGCCCGAACCTGCCCACCCGCCTGGTCGGCCTCACCCCGCTGACCGGCGACCTCACCCTCGAAGGCCACCGCTTCGAGCTCAAGGGCGGTCCGGCCGGCCTGCCCGACCGCCACTACCTGTGGCAGGCCGAGCACCGTGCCCTCCTCGGAGGCGTCCTGCTCTTCCAGCAGGAGCACGTCTGGGTCGCCGACACCCCCACCCCCGACGACCGCTCCGCCTGGATCGACCTCCTGGACGAGATGGCCGCCCTCGACCCGCAGCTGGTCGTCCCCGGCCACCGCCTGCCCGGCACGGCGGCCGACGCCTCGGCCATCACCGCCACCCGCGACTACCTCGTCGCCTTCGAGGAGGAGCTCGGCAAGGCGGCCGACGGCGCCGCGCTGACCGAGGCGCTGATCAAGCGTTACCCCGCCAACGGCATGCTGATCGCCGCCCAGATCGGGGCGAAGGTCGCCAAGGGCGAGATGCAGTGGGGCTGA
- a CDS encoding nuclear transport factor 2 family protein, whose translation MPYEHTDFATSPAPADVVRRQYLASAAGDLEALRATLAPDVEWKEMAGFPLAGTYRTPEGVTSHVMEQLGKEWDGWTAHDDTYVVEGENVVVLARYTATNKATGKPIDVRVAHHFVVRGGLIVRFEQFTDTALVRDAMRG comes from the coding sequence ATGCCGTACGAGCACACCGACTTCGCGACCTCCCCGGCCCCGGCCGACGTGGTCCGCCGCCAGTACCTGGCCTCCGCGGCCGGCGACCTGGAGGCCCTGCGCGCCACCCTCGCCCCGGACGTGGAGTGGAAGGAGATGGCGGGCTTCCCTCTCGCCGGCACCTATCGCACCCCCGAAGGGGTCACCTCCCACGTCATGGAGCAGCTGGGCAAGGAGTGGGACGGCTGGACCGCGCACGACGACACCTATGTCGTCGAGGGGGAGAACGTCGTCGTCCTCGCCCGCTACACCGCGACCAACAAGGCCACCGGCAAGCCCATCGACGTGCGCGTCGCCCACCACTTCGTGGTCCGCGGCGGCCTGATCGTCCGCTTCGAACAGTTCACCGACACCGCCCTCGTCCGCGACGCCATGCGCGGCTAG